In Bradysia coprophila strain Holo2 unplaced genomic scaffold, BU_Bcop_v1 contig_350, whole genome shotgun sequence, a genomic segment contains:
- the LOC119081126 gene encoding otoferlin — protein sequence MSCPKDQCFVNLPQHFLVCLTVHKVKDLQTLNADTYVTVTLDKKLKQTATFKNSDCPYFNEYFVFEHYCSLTDLLRLNVSLVVFQKRGCVKKDVRLGEIVVDLNMVWNLENHAFHKKWGVLENTDAQGTADGGKSYLQFDLAIISKDDKPAPAVFQIRDYDNVESNLLQPLTTTDVYHKVKYVVNIYRGCDFSRNGNYAVQVCFAANVLRTKMIRNTQTPEWNEQFCFPGNYPSLCQTMTIQVMKSSSYYAMAEIYLDEICDDGFELVHYPTIGPTYFQLYDATNKNKYMGRLLLSIETDPVDMDTLKKPKTSIVPSLIESEYWSTESFDVRVIVYNVSRCLIPATKLKIQFHLGTQSSNIVEYPLCEYDKGSKNFFSIRPTTYQVMYVSIQLPDNRLKFQIQFSLDAILDEMQIQMKRFKLWVLSNPKATHEHLQFARKIVHELTEMMTSFCGNLYFKIFKRLTQWDKNRVAFLQAFIEESITKLEETKESLDCRPNDTKHNLSVFEDVINKFIASISNILANSLQDKWPDLIIEMHGNNDIIYYRSDSRIYTFSQNKSSTGKYCGNRHDVILKPIGCSHTCTHCGCYAGSANLSVWLGTNQDNASVLPVDSVQSENGLVASVTDSLFKCNVYIHQAKIRPGADKSGLADALITATLNDTQGSTGVIHNSLSPLWNEVITFNCIKMVGSPLSYLQEPAIILLDIYDIDVKKKLSKEFLCTAILRPLTRMLEAIASISPTPEIPNVCSKPIDSNGESETQSEPPSKPQLKRPTLKHIIEKIENRRSKRKLPDFASIAFPIPLQWIEAVRDGEVCAEILCSAEFIQLPDKTVATEPVSNQIGIPPVICPHVANYRVEVTFAGLRHCKNLPTRTMGRYKIEMSFAELSMKSGLSGKKHGNSVNFLDPFRAGYVSLPEETKYWPPIVIKHVDCSNKKETAIGAAMFSNTGKFLTKPVDRSNEQTGVESNKTRRNRTELLVKQPMNKLHKFLHFPKIKARESGKSVSKASKQRVVENKFTWYTKFYNSLNCDDKGGIEKHRLRVFDCELEKIDEYSNLTDWAEPMNLMKGTNSKKLSGPKDVIYGMLKCNIRVIKTSEGNNNEAVVDMRGNRSVELSSLITETKIVVRIYVVQGINLRSKDSAGNSDPYLRIEYGTNKVSDRAHYITNQANPIFGKRFQVTGILPKDTQLKISVYDYDECRLNDDLIGSTVIDVEDRLRSKHRAYCGLAEEYSSYGYNMWRDHYKPSQILKQLCHKYDLGEPNYVGNKINLAGITFDDTTILPSSESKQERLSLSVLKELDRIPEIGFKLCPEHVETRSLYRSDRPGIEQGKLQLWIEIFEPEHVPEPIDLTPLPPRAYELRVIVWNTSDVILDEKNVFGKYMSDIYVKGWLTDVEDAQYTDTHYRSMTGEGNFNWRMIFPLLYSDSEDVMVVRKKLGFYDKFDTESKLPTNLQIELWDNDAISADDFLGVLAINISNIPVPAKTAAACGLKKQQSEFVNLFEVEKVRGWFPAKGITKDGKMGQTGKIELELEVLLADVAAADPVGKGREDPHALPTPNRPDSSFNFLTNPFRLVKYMTGKLTKYIRYGCSILIGIVILALLFYILPSNTFHFGRWRRNDKYSEWTD from the exons ATGAGCTGCCCGAAAGATCAATGTTTCGTTAACTTGCctcaacattttcttgtttgCCTGACCGTGCACAAAGTTAAAGATCTGCAAACTCTAAACGCTGACACATATGTTACTGTAACGttggacaaaaaattaaaacaaaccgCTACGTTTAAGAACTCAGACTGTCCATATTTCAACGAATACTTTGTATTCGAACATTACTGCAGTTTGACCGATCTGTTACGCCTGAATGTTTCACTGGTCGTGTTTCAGAAACGGGGCTGCGTTAAGAAGGATGTTCGTTTAGGGGAAATTGTGGTCGACCTGAATATGGTCTGGAATTTAGAAA aTCATGCGTTTCACAAGAAGTGGGGTGTCTTGGAGAACACCGATGCGCAAGGAACTGCGGATGGTGGTAAATCTTATCTACAATTTGATTTGGCTATTATATCCAAAGACGATAAGCCTGCGCCAGCAGTCTTTCAGATTAGAGATTACGACAATGTCGAGAG CAATTTATTGCAACCACTTACAACGACCGATGTTTATCACAAAGTGAAGTATGTTGTGAATATCTATCGCGGCTGTGATTTCTCACGGAACGGAAATTATGCGGTTCAAGTTTGCTTCGCTGCCAATGTG CTTCGAACGAAAATGATACGAAATACTCAAACGCCAGAGTGGAACGAACAGTTTTGTTTTCCTGGAAATTATCCCTCACTCTGTCAAACAATGACCATTCAAGTGATGAAATCGTCGAGCTATTATGCTATGgccgaaatttatttggatgaaatttgcgatGACGGATTTGAACTGG TACACTATCCTACGATTGGACCCACCTACTTTCAACTGTACGACgccacaaataaaaataaatatatggGACGGCTTCTTCTATCGATCGAAACGGATCCAGTGGATATGGACACACTGAAGAAACCGAAAACGAGCATCGTTCCGTCGCTTATAGAG AGTGAATATTGGTCAACGGAATCGTTCGATGTTCGAGTAATTGTCTACAATGTGTCCCGATGTCTGATACCGGCgactaaattaaaaattcaatttcatttggGGACACAAAGTTCGAATATTGTTGAATACCCACTGTGCGAGTACGATAAAGgatcaaagaatttctttaGCATTCGACCAACGACTTATCAAGTGATGTACGTAAGCATACAATTGCCAGATAATCGgttaaaattccaaattcaattttccctCGATGCCATCTTGGACGAAAtg CAAATTCAGATGAAACGATTTAAGCTCTGGGTGTTGTCTAATCCAAAAGCTACTCATGAACATCTTCAATTTGCTCGGAAAATAGTTCACGAATTGACAGAAATGATGACGAGCTTTTGcggaaatttatatttcaagaTATTCAAAAGGCTAACGCAATGGGATAAAAATCGTGTGGCATTTCTGCAAGCTTTTATT GAAGAAAGCATcacaaaattggaagaaacaAAAGAATCGCTGGATTGTCGACCCAACGACACTAAGCACAACTTATCAGTCTTCGAGGACgttatcaataaatttattgcgaGCATTTCCAACATATTAGCGAATAGTCTTCAAGACAAATGGCCAGATCTGATAATAGAAATGCATGGCAACAATGACATCATTTACTATCGGTCTGATTCCAGGATCTACACATTTTCGCAGAATAAAAGCAGTACCGGAAAATATTGCGGCAACCGGCATGATGTAATTTTAAAA CCAATTGGGTGCTCACATACTTGTACGCATTGTGGCTGCTACGCGGGATCGGCAAATTTGAGTGTCTGGCTTGGAACCAATCAGGACAATGCTTCAGTACTGCCAGTTGATTCTGTCCAATCGGAAAATGGTCTTGTAGCAAGTGTCACAGACTCCTTATTTAAATGTAACGTCTACATACATCAAGCAAAAATTCGTCCCGGTGCGGATAAAAGTGGCCTGGCTGATGCATTAATCACCGCAACTCTGAATGATACACAAGGATCCACGGGAGTCATACATAATTCATTATCGCCGCTATGGAACGAAGTGATTACATTCAATTGCATCAAGATGGTGGGAAGTCCTCTCTCGTATCTACAAGAGCCAGCTATTATTCTTTTGGATATATACGACATCGATGTAAAAAAG aaacTATCTAAAGAATTCCTATGCACAGCAATTTTAAGACCTTTAACAAGAATGCTTGAGGCTATCGCATCAATTAGTCCAACACCGGAAATTCCTAATGTATGTTCGAAACCAATCGACTCAAATGGTGAATCGGAGACACAGTCCGAACCACCATCGAAGCCACAATTGAAACGACCAACACTGAAACACATCAttgaaaaaatagaaaatagaagATCCAAAAGAAAACTGCCCGATTTCGCATCGATTGCCTTTCCTATTCCACTACAGTGGATCGAAGCGGTCAGAGACGGTGAAGTTTGTGCTGAGATTTTGTGTtcagccgaatttatccag CTTCCAGACAAGACAGTTGCAACTGAGCCTGTCTCGAATCAAATAGGAATTCCTCCAGTTATTTGTCCGCATGTGGCAAACTATAG AGTTGAAGTTACGTTTGCTGGTCTGCGGCATTGCAAGAATTTACCGACTCGTACAATGGGTCGTTACAAAATTGAGATGTCTTTTGCTGAATTAAGTATGAAAAGTGGACTATCCGGTAAAAAACACGGAAATTCTGTCAATTTTTTAGACCCATTTCGGGCTGGCTATGTT AGTCTGCCCGAGGAAACTAAGTACTGGCCACCAATTGTCATCAAGCACGTGGATTGCtctaacaaaaaagaaaccgCCATTGGTGCGGCAATGTTTTCTAACACGGGGAAATTCTTGACGAAGCCCGTTGATCGTTCTAATGAGCAGACCGGTGTTGAGTCAAATAAGACTCGCCGCAACCGAACCGAACTGTTGGTCAAACAGCCAATGAACAAGTTacataaatttttgcattttccaaaaattaaagCACGCGAGAGTGGAAAATCCGTTTCGAAAGCCAGTAAGCAACGGGTCGTCGAAAACAAGTTCACGTGGTACacgaaattttacaattcCTTGAACTGTGACGATAAAGGTGGAATTGAGAAGCATCGTCTTCGAGTATTCGACTGTGAATTGGAAAAGATTGACGAGTACAGCAATTTGACGGATTGGGCAGAACCGATGAATCTGATGAAGGGAACCAACTCGAAGAAATTAAGTGGGCCAAAGGACGTGATCTATGGAATGTTGAAATGTAACATTCGCGTTATTAAAACTAGCGAAGGTAACAACAATGAGGCAGTAGTGGACATGAGAGGCAATCG AAGTGTGGAGCTGTCAAGTCTGATAACGGAAACGAAAATTGTGGTTCGAATTTATGTGGTCCAGGGAATAAATTTACGCTCAAAAGACTCTGCTGGGAATTCCGATCCATATTTGAG AATCGAATACGGAACAAACAAAGTAAGTGATCGAGCGCACTATATTACGAATCAGGCGAATCCCATATTTGGAAAACGATTTCAAGTCACTGGAATTCTTCCCAA AGACactcaattaaaaatatcgGTCTACGATTATGATGAGTGTAGGCTAAATGACGATTTGATTGGGTCAACTGTGATTGATGTAGAGGATCGACTACGATCGAAACATCGAGCCTATTGTGGATTGGCCGAAGAATATAGTAG TTATGGCTACAATATGTGGCGAGACCATTATAAACCGTCTCAGATTTTAAAACAACTTTGCCATAAATACGATTTGGGAGAACCAAATTATGTTGGAAACAAGATTAACTTGGCCGGAATAACTTTCGATGATACAACGATACTTCCATCAA GTGAATCAAAGCAAGAACGACTAAGTCTATCAGTGTTAAAGGAATTGGATCGAATACCAGAAATTGGATTTAAACTCTGTCCCGAACATGTTGAAACTAGGTCACTATACCGAAGTGACAGACCTGGCATTGAACAG GGTAAACTTCAATTATGGATCGAAATATTTGAACCGGAACATGTACCAGAACCGATTGATTTAACACCCCTACCACCACGAGCCTACGAATTACGTGTTATCGTTTGGAATACTTCCGATGTGATATTGGAtgagaaaaatgtgtttggaaagTATATGAGCGATATCTACGTTAAGGG GTGGCTAACCGACGTGGAAGATGCTCAATACACTGACACCCACTATCGATCTATGACAGGTGAAGGAAATTTTAATTGGCGAATGATTTTCCCGTTATTATATTCGGATTCGGAGGACGTG ATGGTAGTGCGCAAGAAGTTGGGTTTCTACGATAAATTCGATACGGAGTCAAAGCTAccaacaaatttacaaattgaattatGGGATAATGATGCCATCTCAGCCGATGACTTTTTag GTGTGCTCGcaattaacatttcaaatattcCTGTGCCAGCCAAAACAGCAGCTGCATGCGGACTGAAGAAACAGCAAAGtgaatttgttaatttattcGAAGTTGAGAAAGTCAGGGGATGGTTTCCGGCCAAAGGAATAACGAAGGATGGTAAAATGGGGCAGACC gggaaaattgaattggaaTTGGAAGTTTTATTGGCTGATGTAGCTGCAGCTGATCCAGTTGGAAAAGGAAGAGAAGATCCGCACGCTTTACCGACACCCAA TCGTCCCGACTCGTCCTTCAATTTTCTAACGAATCCATTTCGTTTGGTAAAATACATGACTGGGAAATTAACGAAATATATTCGTTATGGATGTTCGATTTTAATTGGAATTGTGATATTGGCATTGCTGTTCTATATCCTACCAAGTAATACATTCCATTTTGGCAGATGGAGGCGAAATGACAAATATAGTGAATGGACGGACTGA
- the LOC119080837 gene encoding probable alpha-L-arabinofuranosidase A, whose protein sequence is MIRQVLIFYIFISIAYSATINVHLDQPAHEISPELFGIFVEEINHGLDGGLHAELIKNRALNPKGWDNLEGYDVVSSGNAQGTITISYDNPLNDVLTTSLRLQVNTQLALGERVGIRNSGYWGIPIRPDYTYYNASFYAKATTNFAGPLTVSIESTDGSIVYASAAIPGITSSFQKFEVTLTPIRALIQSPTLDVVFVIALDGSDSVDSGTEVFFQLVSLYPPTWRNKRNGLRIDLAEKLVAAKPSIVRFPGGSFLEGYEYNGEIRRYIWEETIGPIDQRPGHPGLWDYYASNGIGMLEYLELAEELNATAVMGVYAGRSLGNFSYPIDEMEPFVQSALNAIEYAIGDASTTWGSVRAATGHPEPFPLPYVEIGNEDYFSVDYNARYPLFYDAITVKFPQITIVGTDYVDNRPVPVRDDHFFVSLGGLPTLHNHYDTMARNDSKVYIGEYATRDGPIGELVVAHVGAAIEDASFLISMERNSDLIIMSSYAPLLCNVNDLRWTPNAIYFDGLSSYATPAWWVQHLFSTKRGNIYIPTDSDGNTESFFHSAVVNTATNTTIIKVVNNAPAAVNVDVNLMGICGTFGGKVSVLTGARFDSNSLEEPMKIAPTEQPFLTTTNTFAFTAPAYSLSIYEIQFDDDLCNTGSSGSRLNEYLQFISVYLCALIYVVF, encoded by the exons ATGATTAGACAGGTGCTAATTTTCTACATATTTATATCAATTGCATATTCTGCGACAATTAATGTGCATCTTGACCAACCAGCACACGAAATTAGTCCAGAACTTTTTGGAATATTTGTAGAAGAAATCAATCATGGATTAGACGGGG GTCTCCACGCTGAACTAATTAAAAACCGAGCTCTTAATCCCAAAGGATGGGATAATCTCGAGGGTTACGATGTTGTGTCTTCTGGTAATGCTCAAGGAACTATCACCATTTCCTACGACAATCCTTTAAATGATGTTCTCACAACTAGCTTAAGACTACAGGTGAACACCCAACTAGCACTTGGAGAGCGTGTCGGTATTCGGAACAGTGGCTATTGGGGAATTCCAATCCGACCTGATTACACCTATTACAATGCATCATTTTATGCGAAAGCAACTACGAATTTTGCTGGTCCACTGACAGTCAGTATTGAATCTACTGATGGAAGCATCGTTTACGCCTCAGCTGCAATTCCTGGCATCACCTCATCTTTCCAAAAATTTGAGGTTACATTAACGCCAATTCGTGCTCTAATACAAAGTCCCACGCTGGATGTTGTGTTCGTTATTGCATTAGATGGTTCTGACTCCGTAGATTCAGGAACAGAAGTATTCTTCCAACTAGTTTCCCTATATCCACCGACTTGGCGTAATAAACGCAATGGATTAAGAATCGACCTGGCGGAAAAATTGGTTGCAGCAAAGCCGTCTATTGTGAGATTTCCTGGTGGATCGTTTCTTGAAGGATATGAATACAATGGTGAGATCCGTCGTTATATTTGGGAAGAAACTATCGGTCCGATTGATCAACGTCCTGGTCATCCGGGTCTTTGGGACTATTATGCAAGCAACGGAATCGGTATGCTGGAGTATTTAGAGCTTGCAGAAGAGTTAAACGCTACTGCTGTAATGGGTGTCTATGCTGGGCGATCATTAGGCAATTTCAGTTATCCTATAGATGAAATGGAACCATTTGTTCAGAGTGCATTAAATGCAATTGAATACGCTATTGGTGATGCTAGCACAACATGGGGATCTGTTAGAGCAGCTACTGGGCATCCGGAACCGTTTCCACTGCCTTATGttgaaattggaaatgaagattatttttcagttgattACAACGCTAGATACCCTTTGTTCTATGATGCTATTACAGTAAAATTCCCTCAAATAACTATCGTAGGTACTGACTACGTTGATAATCGTCCGGTTCCTGTGCGAGATGATCATTTCTTTGTAAGCTTAGGAGGACTACCTACTTTACACAATCATTATGACACTATGGCACGCAATGATTCGAAAGTTT ACATTGGAGAGTACGCTACTCGGGACGGACCGATTGGTGAACTTGTTGTTGCACATGTTGGAGCAGCAATCGAAGATGCGTCCTTTTTAATCAGTATGGAACGAAACTCGGACTTAATTATAATGTCAAGCTATGCCCCGCTTCTCTGTAATGTCAACGATTTACGTTGGACACCGAATGCCATTTACTTTGATGGTCTTTCAAGTTATGCAACTCCGGCATGGTGGGTTCAACATCTGTTCAGCACTAAACGCGGAAATATTTATATTCCCACTGATTCTGATGGAAACACCGAATCATTTTTCCATTCTGCTGTTGTAAATACGGCTACCAATACTACCATAATCAAGGTTGTTAATAATGCACCAGCTGCTGTAAACGTAGACGTAAATTTGATGGGTATATGTGGTACTTTTGGTGGAAAAGTTAGTGTACTAACAGGCGCAAGATTCGATAGCAACAGTTTAGAAGAACCAATGAAAATTGCGCCTACAGAACAACCATTCTTAACGACAACCAACACATTTGCTTTTACTGCACCAGCTTATTCGCTATcaatttatgaaattcaatttgacgATGATTTGTGCAACACTGGCAGTAGTGGTTCAAGGTTGAACGAATATCTACAGTTCATCAGTGTGTACCTTTGCGCACTTATTTACGTAGTGTTTTAg
- the LOC119080854 gene encoding uncharacterized protein LOC119080854 translates to MRKTLIFLAAFVFVNNAAAQRLQRYNVDPSSITVSGISSGAAMATQFHFSHSTQIVGAGIVAGVPNYCGIGGLAAANLCMSNPSSVNVNFLITQTNGLAASNLIDPVANIRGDRVFIFHGTQDSTILPASGRNVQTMYNHYGANILTEFSIPAEHGWPTHNFGAPCSASSANNAFMNNCGYRGAFNMLNYLYGGLTSPADNAGNLGNLLNFDQAEFFALDPSLSSMSRSGFIYVPTACQGGGRCRLHISFHGCMQSSGNIGNIYATRAGFMEVAEVNNIIVLFPQISAIAVNPAACWDWFGYLNTLFATRQGNQVLATHRMMTRIVHG, encoded by the exons ATGAGGAAAACTTTAATCTTCCTGGCAGCGTTCGTGTTTGTAAACAATGCAGCTGCTCAGAGACTGC AGCGCTACAATGTTGATCCATCTTCGATCACTGTTTCTGGAATATCTTCTGGTGCTGCAATGGCCACTCAATTCCATTTCTCGCATTCAACTCAAATCGTTGGTGCAGGAATTGTGGCTGGAG TGCCCAACTATTGCGGTATAGGTGGTCTAGCTGCCGCAAATCTTTGTATGTCTAATCCTAGTTCAGTCAACGTTAATTTTCTTATCACGCAAACTAACGGTCTGGCTGCAAGTAACCTAATTGATCCGGTAGCAAATATACGCGGCGATagagttttcattttccatgggACACAAGATTCAACAATTCTCCCAG CTTCTGGACGAAACGTGCAGACTATGTACAATCATTATGGCGCAAACATTCtcactgaattttcaattcctGCTGAACACGGTTGG CCAACTCACAACTTCGGTGCACCATGTAGCGCGTCATCAGCCAACAATGCGTTCATGAACAACTGTGGATATCGGGGTGCTTTCAATATGTTGAATTACTTGTACGGTGGATTAACATCGCCAGCAGACAATGCAGGAAATTTGGGAAATCTACTCAACTTCGATCAGGCGGAATTTTTCGCGCTCGATCCAAGTCTATCTAGCATGAGCCGGAGCGGATTTATTTATGTACCAACAGCATGTCAAGGTGGTGGAAGATGTAGGCTTCATATATCGTTCCATGGATGTATGCAAAGCAG cgGCAACATTGGAAATATTTATGCGACAAGAGCCGGATTTATGGAAGTAGCTGAAGTAAATAACATCATTGTACTGTTCCCACAAATTTCTGCTATTGCTGTCAATCCAGCTGCATGCTGGGACTGGTTCGGTTACCTGAACACTTTGTTTG CTACACGACAAGGTAATCAAGTTCTTGCTACTCATCGTATGATGACACGGATCGTACATGGATAA
- the LOC119080860 gene encoding uncharacterized protein LOC119080860: MNKLIWLFAMMVLVLGDNTFKLNIEQLANISRFYRFAQICEHECDIKTRYEYDGRIIISFKTNIKPKECDDVLCKCMWKYLNQRCWLTDVERKCIVKGGQLTIYLIGPPNPNYDPLEPLPTVTAPIATLGDVLKYYPELEISNHKCNPTTNTTASGLTCMSIECKLRAESPCFETVCENILETMNQCKWLGDFENTCSTRAGKVIFEMTGK; this comes from the exons ATGAATAAATTGATCTGGTTGTTCGCCATGATGGTGCTAGTTCTAGGAGATAACACATTCAAGCTAAACATCGAACAATTGGCGAATATATCGCGATTTTATCGCTTTGCCCAAATTTGTGAACATGAATGCGATATCAAAACTCGTTATGAGTATGATGGCAGGataattatttcattcaaaaccaATATTAAACCCAAAGAATGTGACG ATGTACTATGCAAATGCATGTGGAAGTATCTAAATCAGCGATGCTGGCTCACCGATGTTGAACGCAAATGTATTGTGAAAGGTGGCCAACTGACGATATACCTAATCGGACCTCCAAATCCAAATTATGATCCGCTAGAACCGCTACCGACAGTTACTGCACCGATCGCAACCCTGGGTGATGTTCTCAAATACTATCCAGAATTGGAAATATCTAATCACAAATGCAACCCGACCACTAATACTACTGCTAGTGGACTAACTTGCATGTCAATTGAATGTAAATTAAGAGCCGAATCACCCTGTTTTGAAACagtatgtgaaaatattttggaaaccATGAATCAATGTAAGTGGCTGGGAGATTTTGAAAACACGTGTTCAACTAGAGCTGGGAAAGTTATTTTCGAAATGACTGGCAAGTGA